The following is a genomic window from Phaseolus vulgaris cultivar G19833 chromosome 6, P. vulgaris v2.0, whole genome shotgun sequence.
TGGCTAAATCTGCCacctaattaattaatttttggtctatattttttgttattcatCCCTTTCAAACTATAACATGAGCAGACAAAAGCACTGCAGATACCACAAAACCTTCTACCATAAATAGCACTGGTATCTTTCACAACCCCTCTGGTGTGTCTGCACTCTGCATAAATACTACTCTTTTGCAGCAGCATCAATTTGATGACTCCAATTCGTAGAATGGGAAAAGGGTATGCTCCATGGCTCCTCTTTATTAATGAAGTCTTACTCTTGGTACACTTTTCTGCATGCAAAGTTCCTGCAATTATAGTGTTTGGAGACTCCTCAGTGGATTCAGGTAACAACAACTTCATTCCAACCATGGCTAGGAGCAACTTTCAACCTTACGGGAGAGACTTCTTCAATGGCAAACCTACTGGTAGGTTCTCCAATGGCAGAATCCCCCCTGACTTCGTCTCTGAGGCCTTTGGAATCAAGCAAGCAGTTCCTGCATACTTGGATCCTGCTTTCAGCATATCAGATTTTGCTACTGGTGTGTGCTTTGCTTCTGCAGGAACTGGATACGACAATGCTACTTCAAATGTTGCTGTAAGTTTTATTGCCCAACTACTCATTCTTCACATGCattcatttgtgaaaattttacAACATGCATTTGTGAAAATCAACTActtcttttgtttcattttcattcatctattttcttgtattttttaattcatgttTTCACTCCATTTTACCtaacatatttattaatttatctcTATTTTTTCTATCTTCCTTTCTCTTTTACCTTTTCATCTCAATCTTCCACATTTAATAGTACACATAATCATAACTCTTTCTTGGACGGGCTTTAGGGATGTAGTTGatttcaaaaaagaaaaaagttttatttatgAATGCTAATTTTACAAGctacaataaatattttggttttatcctttttaaaatatatattaaagaaatTTTTGGAAATGAGattttgttatttcttttatgttctgtgtaaaataattgaagaaaaaaatggttTAATTTCTAAAGAAGacaaaatttatgtttttcatAATTGTTTGGAGTTAAAATAAGTCCAAATACTGTCTACTTGGTTACATACAGGTACTTTGTTTAGATACTATATTTGTGGTTAACATACCATTACccttattaaatttataaacctTTAAAAgcatattttcatatttagatTGTTTTCAGTCATAGAAATTGACCGATCtatcattttaatatattagttTGACTATGACAAACCGTTAGAGATGTCACATAAAATACATAATTGTTATATTTTTCTCCTAATgattgtaattttaaaaaaatacacaaattaAGAATAAGaaatatactatttttaaaCTGATTTTATTAAATAACCCACTTTCTCAGTACATTAGATAATTTTGAGAAGGGGAATGTTATGTTGACTTAAATTCACACTACTTAAAACCAGAACAAAAAGTGATTTGATCCAACAGTAATAACTGTGGTGAATGAAGGTAAGTTTTTTGTAGTTCTAAAAGCCATGAATTTGAGATTTTGCAGGATGTGATACCTCTATGGAAAGAAGTAGAGTACTACAAGGAGTACCAAAAGAAATTGAGGGCACATCTTGGTGAGGAGAAGGCTAATGAAATACTAAGTGATGCATTGTATTTGGTTAGCATAGGAACCAATGACTTCCTTGAGAACTACTATGCCCTAACTGAAAGAAGGTCTGAGTTCCCCTTAGTTCAGCAGTATGAGGACTTCCTCTTAGGCCTTGCTAAAAACTTCTTCACTGAAATTTATGGGCTTGGGGCAAGGAAAGTTTCTCTCACTGGTTTGCCTCCTATGGGGTGTCTTCCACTAGAGAGAGCAATGAACATTTTGGAGTTCCATAATTGTGTGGAGGAGTACAACAATTTGGCTTTGGAGTTCAATGGAAAGTTGGGGTGGCTGGTGTCAAAGCTCAACAAGGACTTACCTGGATTTCAAATGGTAGATGCAAATGTATATGATATCTTTCTGCAGATCGTTACAGATCCTTCTGGTTTTGGTAAGTTCATACAATCACCATTAATTGCTCCCACTGTATATTTAATGCTGCTATCTGATTTCTAATTAAGAAACTAcagtaatttttaattttctattccagatttaattatattttctttaatatctCAATAAAATCGTTTATTGAAGGAgtaatgttattttaattaaaaaatatatcatttctCATGGCTATTCTtactcttttctttcttttttttcttcatttcctCTCTCTTGTGTATTGCTCTAAAGaatcctatatatatatatatatatatatatatatatatatatattttttcaattagttCTTTTGTTGCAAATATTTTAATGCTTTTCTTTACTTCTGGTTTTACAgtacaataaaatcataaaataaaaatcaattttaaaaataaaaaataattagttgctatagggattaaattagagataattttagagattaaataaatttttgttttttaaattaat
Proteins encoded in this region:
- the LOC137831062 gene encoding GDSL esterase/lipase At4g26790-like; its protein translation is MTPIRRMGKGYAPWLLFINEVLLLVHFSACKVPAIIVFGDSSVDSGNNNFIPTMARSNFQPYGRDFFNGKPTGRFSNGRIPPDFVSEAFGIKQAVPAYLDPAFSISDFATGVCFASAGTGYDNATSNVADVIPLWKEVEYYKEYQKKLRAHLGEEKANEILSDALYLVSIGTNDFLENYYALTERRSEFPLVQQYEDFLLGLAKNFFTEIYGLGARKVSLTGLPPMGCLPLERAMNILEFHNCVEEYNNLALEFNGKLGWLVSKLNKDLPGFQMVDANVYDIFLQIVTDPSGFGFEEAKTGCCGTGRFEMGFLCDPKFTCQDANKYVFWDAFHPSEKTSQIMSNYLIEKHLAKFL